A window of Penaeus monodon isolate SGIC_2016 chromosome 40, NSTDA_Pmon_1, whole genome shotgun sequence contains these coding sequences:
- the LOC119597872 gene encoding uncharacterized protein LOC119597872: MHLAHACFVLLLVSTSVTEATDWAETPEGVAKGVVTGVAKGGRQTEGHAPWPANKTKHKQKGHRKGWQSSRAKRQRSGKTPKPCCGSVVTLKATEPTGEFTRVIAGQSLLIKDYPSKASASPPVVTDLRVTSLALLADGRSTLGLAWTAPGGVFNEGTASDYIFRFSDNRGDLTQLGFDEAAECTLLHAEWEDLESILQGIGTPVAINVSFSQELDCDRGYFAALKAIDDRGTAGPVSNLANFTSTGMRFPAPFDGTISDLEKLIEEMSNRNQSQKTTKKMRQHERYGKMKTKLLKIRINLRKLSKKLRDRKQREQNNKRTKNRKRSMNNKRKLGKTRRQKQKKKNSKS; the protein is encoded by the exons ATGCATCTTGCACACGCCTGTTTTGTGCTGCTGCTCGTGTCAACCTCAGTCACTGAAGCAACGGACTGGGCGGAGACACCCGAGGGTGTGGCGAAAGGCGTGGTCACGGGCGTGGCGAAAGGCGGGCGGCAGACTGAAGGACACGCCCCTTGGCCTGCCAACAAG ACAAAACACAAGCAGAAGGGCCATAGGAAAGGGTGGCAGTCGTCTCGTGCCAAACGCCAGCGGTCCGGTAAGACACCCA AGCCTTGCTGTGGAAGCGTGGTCACTCTGAAGGCGACGGAGCCGACGGGTGAATTCACTCGGGTTATCGCCGGGCAGTCTCTGCTG ATTAAGGACTATCCTAGCAAGGCCAGCGCCTCTCCTCCCGTCGTGACTGACCTGCGCGTGACCTCGTTGGCCTTGCTGGCCGACGGCCGCTCCACCCTCGGCCTCGCGTGGACGGCGCCGGGGGGGGTCTTCAACGAAGGGACAG CTTCCGATTACATCTTCCGGTTCAGCGACAACAGAGGAGACCTCACGCAATTGGGCTTTGACGAGGCCGCTGAGTGCACGCTCCTGCACGCCGAGTGGGAGGACCTCGAGTCTATCCTCCAAGGGATTGGCACCCCGGTGGCCATCAACGTCTCCTTCAGCCAGGAGCTGGACTGCGACCGGGGCTACTTCGCGGCCCTAAAAGCGATAGACGACCGAGGAACTGCCGG acctGTGTCGAATCTCGCCAACTTCACCTCGACGGGGATGCGGTTCCCGGCGCCCTTCGACGGCACCATCAGCGACCTGGAGAAACTGATAGAGGAAATGTCGAATCGTAACCAAAGTCAGAAAACTACCAAGAAAATGAGACAGCATGAGCGATAcggcaaaatgaaaacaaaattactcAAAATCCGAATAAATCTcaggaaattaagtaaaaaactTCGAGATCGTAAACAACGCGAACAAAATAACAAGAGAACTAAAAATCGTAAGCGAAGTatgaacaataaaagaaaattagggaaaactcgaaggcaaaaacaaaagaaaaaaaattcaaaatcgtAA